In a genomic window of Arachnia rubra:
- a CDS encoding small basic family protein: MLALAGLAVGVVIGLLVEPTLPVFLQPYLPIAIVAALDAILGGTRSWLEGVFSDRVFVVSFLSNVLIAGLIVFVGDQIGVGSQLSTGVVVVLGIRIFNNAAAIRRAVLHA, encoded by the coding sequence ATGCTTGCGCTGGCCGGTCTTGCAGTCGGCGTCGTGATCGGGCTGCTGGTTGAACCAACTTTGCCGGTATTCCTCCAGCCTTATCTGCCCATCGCGATCGTCGCGGCGCTGGATGCCATCCTGGGTGGGACACGATCCTGGCTGGAGGGAGTCTTCTCCGATCGGGTTTTCGTCGTCTCGTTTCTTTCAAATGTCCTCATCGCAGGACTGATTGTCTTTGTCGGAGACCAGATCGGCGTCGGATCCCAGCTCTCAACGGGGGTGGTTGTTGTGCTCGGAATCCGGATCTTCAACAATGCGGCCGCAATCCGTAGGGCGGTGCTCCATGCCTGA
- a CDS encoding FHA domain-containing protein, with protein sequence MDSRNDTTSVLAALTDEHLSAIGASVAANAADLAPGNALMIVTRGGVKESQFLIDSDVTTLGRHPESDVFLDDVTVSRHHAKLVRVGGELMLEDLGSLNGTYINRVLIDGRAQVHHGDEIQIGKYRATILLSEAGRS encoded by the coding sequence ATGGATTCGAGGAACGACACCACCAGCGTTCTCGCGGCTCTCACGGACGAGCATCTGTCCGCCATTGGAGCGAGCGTCGCCGCCAATGCGGCTGACCTGGCTCCTGGAAACGCGCTGATGATCGTCACCCGCGGCGGAGTTAAGGAATCCCAATTCTTGATCGACTCCGATGTGACCACTCTGGGACGGCATCCCGAATCCGATGTCTTCCTCGACGATGTGACTGTCTCGCGCCACCATGCGAAGCTGGTGCGGGTCGGCGGCGAGTTGATGCTGGAGGATCTGGGGAGCCTCAACGGCACGTACATCAACCGGGTCCTCATTGACGGTCGCGCCCAGGTGCATCACGGCGACGAGATCCAGATCGGCAAGTACCGGGCCACGATTCTGTTGAGCGAGGCCGGGCGGAGTTGA
- the ftsR gene encoding transcriptional regulator FtsR yields the protein MPVAPRTIGQVLESIRGEFPDISVSKVRYLENEGLISPERDHPSGYRRFYPSDVERLLFVLRAQRDRYLPLKVIREELAAMDRGELPSENVEVPAPPSAPAPEVPEQRRQSSGNQRQLFTRRELLSESGLGEAALIELERLKVISHRRGTQRYGREMLALAVAAKRLGDYGVEPRQMRVLQQSASLEAALVEQAISQYQGRQGVPKEVLREVYRLVVNAHSGMMFSQLFG from the coding sequence ATGCCGGTCGCGCCGCGCACGATCGGTCAGGTCCTGGAATCAATCCGGGGTGAGTTTCCGGACATCTCAGTATCCAAGGTGAGGTACTTGGAGAACGAAGGACTGATTTCCCCAGAGCGGGACCATCCTTCCGGTTACCGGCGCTTCTATCCTTCTGATGTTGAGCGGCTGTTGTTCGTGCTACGTGCTCAGCGCGACAGATATCTACCGCTCAAAGTCATCCGTGAGGAACTCGCAGCCATGGACCGGGGAGAACTGCCCTCCGAGAACGTGGAAGTACCTGCACCACCCTCCGCACCTGCTCCAGAGGTCCCAGAACAGCGCAGGCAGTCATCGGGTAACCAGCGTCAGCTGTTCACCCGCCGGGAGCTGCTATCAGAGTCCGGTCTGGGGGAGGCCGCCCTGATTGAACTAGAACGTTTGAAGGTGATCTCACACAGGAGAGGCACCCAGAGATACGGCCGGGAGATGCTGGCTCTCGCAGTGGCCGCTAAACGCCTCGGGGACTACGGTGTCGAGCCCCGTCAGATGCGCGTACTCCAACAGTCGGCATCCCTGGAGGCAGCACTCGTCGAGCAGGCCATCAGCCAGTATCAGGGGCGGCAGGGAGTTCCCAAGGAGGTTCTCCGGGAGGTGTACAGACTGGTGGTCAATGCGCATAGCGGCATGATGTTTTCACAGCTGTTCGGCTGA
- a CDS encoding DUF881 domain-containing protein, with translation MRPDSSMSLLSDIASEAMDPEYLTTVAPRRNSRARFLALFLVAALLSVAMASTTRSRNEVADERNDLLSRIAAERQRRDELTARVGELGSENGRLRQESVADPSLRAELQRLETVTGAVAVSGPGIQIQVNDAEKAVNGRGVIYDSDLTRLVNGLWQSGAEAMAINGQRITTLTPIRSAGSAITVDYVSLNPPYSVDAIGDPTRMQTRFAQTPAAAWWQHLHDNYGISYELKQPGDDLQLPADPAISLRYAES, from the coding sequence TGCTGAGCGATATCGCCTCGGAGGCTATGGATCCTGAATACCTCACCACGGTAGCCCCGCGACGAAACTCCCGGGCCAGGTTCTTGGCTCTGTTCCTGGTGGCCGCGTTGTTGTCGGTTGCCATGGCTTCCACCACACGTTCCCGTAATGAGGTGGCGGATGAGCGAAACGACCTCTTGTCGCGGATCGCGGCAGAACGACAGCGTCGTGATGAGCTCACGGCAAGGGTGGGGGAGCTCGGCTCGGAGAATGGACGTCTCCGGCAGGAGTCTGTAGCAGATCCAAGCCTCAGAGCTGAATTGCAGAGACTCGAGACTGTCACGGGAGCTGTTGCCGTCAGCGGGCCCGGAATCCAGATACAGGTCAATGATGCCGAGAAAGCCGTCAACGGCCGGGGGGTGATCTACGACTCCGACCTGACACGTCTGGTGAATGGTTTGTGGCAGTCCGGAGCAGAGGCTATGGCAATCAACGGACAGCGCATTACGACACTCACACCAATCCGGTCGGCGGGTTCCGCTATCACAGTGGACTATGTCTCCCTGAACCCGCCCTATTCTGTGGACGCGATCGGAGATCCTACGCGTATGCAAACTCGTTTCGCCCAGACGCCGGCGGCTGCTTGGTGGCAGCATCTTCACGACAACTATGGGATTAGCTATGAGCTGAAGCAACCCGGTGACGATCTGCAACTTCCTGCCGATCCTGCTATCAGTTTGCGATATGCCGAGAGCTGA
- a CDS encoding pyrophosphate--fructose-6-phosphate 1-phosphotransferase, with product MVKKVAILTAGGFAPCLSSAIGGLIQRYTEVAPGVEIIAYKHGYQGLLQGDYFVIDETVRAKAHLLHLFGGSPIGNSRVKLTNIKDLVKRGLVAEGADPLKVAADRLVADGVDVLHTIGGDDTNTTAADLAAFLADNDYPLTVVGLPKTIDNDVIPIRQSLGAWTAAEQGAIFAKNIVAEHNSGSRMLIVHEVMGRHCGWLTAATASEYRKWLDSQEWVPEIGLSKQAWDIHAVYVPEAVIDITAEAERLNKVMDEVGNVTIFLSEGAGLEAIVAEMEAAGEEVPRDPFGHVKLDKVNPGKWFGDKFAEKLGAEKVMIQKSGYFSRSAAANDADLALIKQCTDLAVDCALAGRPGVIGQDEENSDELTAIAFDRIKGGKPFDITLPWFTDMLGVIGQPAPVASAPH from the coding sequence ATGGTCAAGAAGGTAGCCATTCTCACAGCCGGTGGTTTTGCGCCGTGCCTCTCCTCAGCTATCGGCGGTCTCATCCAGCGCTACACCGAGGTGGCTCCCGGGGTGGAGATCATCGCCTACAAGCATGGCTACCAGGGTCTTCTACAGGGTGACTACTTCGTCATCGACGAGACTGTACGTGCCAAGGCACATCTGCTGCACCTGTTCGGCGGCTCTCCGATCGGCAATTCGCGGGTCAAGCTCACCAACATCAAGGATCTCGTGAAACGAGGCCTGGTGGCTGAGGGTGCTGACCCGTTGAAGGTGGCTGCCGATCGTCTTGTCGCAGACGGCGTGGATGTTCTCCATACGATCGGCGGTGACGACACCAACACCACAGCTGCAGATCTGGCGGCCTTCCTTGCGGACAATGACTACCCGCTGACTGTGGTGGGGCTTCCCAAGACCATTGACAACGACGTGATCCCGATCCGTCAGTCACTGGGCGCTTGGACGGCGGCGGAGCAGGGAGCGATTTTTGCCAAGAACATCGTGGCAGAGCACAACTCGGGCTCCCGGATGCTGATCGTCCATGAGGTAATGGGACGCCACTGCGGCTGGCTGACAGCCGCCACCGCATCCGAGTACCGTAAGTGGCTGGACAGCCAGGAATGGGTTCCCGAGATCGGGTTGTCGAAACAGGCCTGGGACATCCACGCCGTCTATGTCCCCGAGGCCGTCATCGACATCACAGCCGAGGCGGAACGCCTGAATAAGGTGATGGACGAGGTGGGTAACGTCACCATCTTCTTGTCTGAGGGGGCTGGCCTGGAAGCTATCGTCGCTGAGATGGAGGCAGCTGGTGAAGAAGTGCCGCGCGACCCGTTCGGTCACGTGAAACTCGACAAGGTGAATCCCGGGAAATGGTTCGGGGACAAGTTCGCCGAGAAGCTGGGCGCCGAGAAGGTCATGATCCAGAAGTCGGGCTACTTCTCCCGCTCCGCGGCCGCCAACGATGCCGATCTGGCCCTCATCAAGCAGTGCACAGATCTGGCGGTCGATTGTGCACTCGCCGGCCGTCCAGGGGTTATCGGACAGGACGAGGAGAACAGCGATGAACTGACCGCAATCGCGTTCGACCGCATCAAGGGCGGCAAGCCCTTCGACATCACCTTGCCCTGGTTCACTGACATGCTGGGAGTCATTGGCCAGCCTGCCCCAGTAGCCTCGGCACCTCACTGA
- a CDS encoding MerR family transcriptional regulator: MVAEGTRPTNEAPLQDTLFDGDFAPVSKDLGFRGPVAHKVAGITYRQLDYWARTGLVVPEIRGASGSGSQRLYSFRDILLLRVVKRFLDVGISLQQIRVAIEHLRARGVDDLTELTLVSDGFSVYECTSANELFDLTKGGQGMFLISVSSVWQEIEGTLGELPSERVTQASPHPENELESRRKTRTG; this comes from the coding sequence ATAGTGGCTGAGGGAACCAGGCCGACAAACGAGGCGCCGTTGCAGGACACACTGTTCGACGGTGACTTCGCGCCTGTGTCGAAGGACCTTGGCTTCCGTGGCCCGGTCGCCCACAAGGTTGCTGGGATCACTTACCGGCAGCTCGACTACTGGGCCCGGACTGGTTTAGTCGTGCCCGAGATCCGTGGGGCATCCGGCTCGGGGTCGCAGCGTCTCTATTCCTTCCGTGACATCCTCCTGCTGCGGGTGGTGAAGCGTTTCCTCGACGTCGGGATCTCGCTCCAGCAGATCCGGGTCGCGATAGAACACCTGCGGGCACGTGGGGTGGATGACCTGACTGAGTTGACACTGGTCAGTGACGGATTCAGCGTCTATGAGTGCACCTCCGCCAACGAGCTCTTCGATCTCACCAAGGGCGGGCAGGGCATGTTCCTGATCTCTGTGTCGAGCGTCTGGCAGGAGATCGAGGGGACTCTGGGTGAACTGCCCAGTGAACGTGTGACGCAAGCATCCCCACATCCTGAAAACGAACTCGAATCCCGCAGAAAGACCCGGACCGGGTGA
- a CDS encoding DUF881 domain-containing protein — translation MPEQTPKRAAEQIGHVDLRRAWRAFLKPGRGQLLVGAVLCLAALLVVWTLRSQASQPDYSNLRRTDLIQLLDNLSAETRRLETEVRELTTTRDQLESGAAGAKAADDEARHRTEQLQIISGTVPASGPGIHITIQDPQGAVTPELLLDALEELRDAGAEVVEFNDSVRVVAGTWIDRDSQGRVMVDGAVLTMPIVIEAIGDPATLEAGARFRGGLVSEVEGSRVQGSVEIKQMSKISVDSVVSPGAPEFAKPK, via the coding sequence ATGCCTGAGCAGACCCCGAAACGAGCCGCCGAGCAGATCGGCCACGTAGATCTCCGGCGGGCTTGGCGCGCTTTCCTCAAGCCCGGACGCGGGCAGTTGCTCGTCGGCGCAGTTCTTTGCCTCGCGGCACTGCTCGTGGTCTGGACTCTGCGTTCGCAGGCATCACAACCTGACTATTCCAACCTGCGCCGCACGGACTTGATCCAGTTGCTCGACAACCTGTCCGCTGAGACACGACGCCTCGAAACCGAGGTCAGGGAGCTCACCACCACTCGCGATCAGCTTGAGTCGGGGGCAGCTGGTGCGAAAGCCGCTGATGATGAGGCAAGGCACCGGACCGAACAGCTGCAGATCATCTCGGGGACTGTGCCCGCCTCTGGTCCTGGAATCCATATAACGATCCAGGATCCCCAGGGGGCGGTCACCCCCGAGCTGCTGCTGGATGCGCTGGAGGAGCTACGCGATGCGGGTGCCGAGGTGGTCGAGTTCAATGACTCCGTACGCGTGGTGGCAGGAACCTGGATCGACCGCGACTCGCAGGGTCGCGTCATGGTAGATGGCGCTGTGCTGACGATGCCCATCGTCATCGAGGCCATCGGTGACCCAGCGACCCTTGAGGCTGGTGCTAGGTTCAGGGGCGGCCTCGTGAGCGAGGTCGAGGGCAGCCGTGTGCAGGGGAGTGTGGAGATCAAGCAGATGAGCAAGATTTCCGTGGATTCTGTGGTCTCTCCAGGCGCGCCAGAATTCGCCAAACCGAAATAG
- a CDS encoding bifunctional nuclease family protein has product MVELWVVGVQVGDEGPVLLLRESDGDRMLPIWISAVDAAAIAVALDEDQFARPLTQDLLAEVLTKLAGDSQPRLTIKSMEDGVFLAEIAVSDVAFDARPSDVVAVAVRRGWKVHCPAELLDEAGISAEVAQADEVERFREFLDQVHPEDF; this is encoded by the coding sequence ATGGTTGAGCTGTGGGTGGTTGGAGTCCAGGTCGGTGATGAAGGTCCGGTTCTGCTGCTGCGTGAAAGCGATGGGGACCGGATGCTGCCGATCTGGATCTCCGCAGTTGACGCTGCCGCCATAGCGGTCGCACTGGATGAGGACCAGTTTGCCAGGCCACTCACTCAGGACCTGCTCGCGGAAGTCCTCACCAAGCTGGCTGGGGATTCGCAACCGCGGCTGACCATCAAGTCGATGGAGGACGGGGTTTTCCTCGCCGAGATCGCGGTGAGCGATGTGGCATTCGATGCCAGGCCCAGCGACGTCGTCGCTGTGGCTGTCAGGAGAGGCTGGAAAGTTCACTGCCCAGCTGAGCTGCTCGATGAAGCCGGCATCTCCGCGGAGGTCGCCCAGGCCGATGAGGTTGAGAGGTTTAGGGAGTTCCTGGACCAGGTCCATCCTGAGGATTTCTAG